One Centroberyx gerrardi isolate f3 chromosome 6, fCenGer3.hap1.cur.20231027, whole genome shotgun sequence genomic region harbors:
- the LOC139916549 gene encoding phospholipid scramblase 2-like, producing MPAPGRPAGCPLGLEYLTQINQLLVHQKVDLAEVVLGWEMNNVYTVKNSMGQQVFVATEENDICTLQCCGPGRPFTIHLRDNLGQEVLTLTRPLRCALCCFPCCLQELEVQNPPGNPVGYVVQNWHPVLPKFTVLNERREPQLKIKGPCCSCNCMSDVTFEVMSLDESVVVGRISKQWHGFLQESFTDADNFGILFPMDLDVKIKAVMLGACFLIDFMFFETNKGKSHQY from the coding sequence ATGCCTGCCCCGGGCCGCCCTGCAGGCTGCCCCCTGGGCCTGGAGTACCTAACCCAGATCAACCAGCTCCTTGTCCATCAGAAGGTCGACCTGGCTGAAGTGGTCCTTGGCTGGGAGATGAACAACGTCTACACAGTAAAGAACAGCATGGGGCAGCAGGTGTTCGTGGCTACGGAGGAAAATGACATCTGCACCCTGCAGTGCTGCGGCCCCGGCCGGCCCTTCACCATTCACCTACGGGACAACCTGGGACAGGAAGTCTTGACCCTGACGCGCCCCCTGAGGTGCGCCTTATGCTGCTTCCCCTGCTGCCTACAAGAGCTGGAGGTGCAGAACCCTCCCGGAAATCCCGTAGGCTACGTGGTGCAGAACTGGCACCCTGTTCTGCCCAAATTTACTGTCctaaatgagaggagagagcccCAGCTGAAGATCAAGGGGCCGTGCTGCAGCTGTAACTGCATGTCTGACGTTACCTTTGAGGTGATGTCCCTGGATGAGTCGGTTGTGGTGGGGCGGATCAGCAAGCAATGGCATGGGTTCCTGCAGGAAAGCTTCACAGATGCAGATAACTTTGGGATTTTATTTCCAATGGACTTGGATGTGAAGATTAAGGCTGTGATGCTAGGAGCCTGCTTTCtcattgattttatgttttttgagaCAAACAAGGGGAAATCACATCAATACTAA